From Camelus dromedarius isolate mCamDro1 chromosome 23, mCamDro1.pat, whole genome shotgun sequence, a single genomic window includes:
- the PIAS3 gene encoding E3 SUMO-protein ligase PIAS3 isoform X2, translating to MGEVAVGEHMVMSFRVSELQVLLGFAGRNKSGRKHELLAKALHLLKSSCAPSVQMKIKELYRRRFPRKTLGPSDLSLLSLPPGTPPVGSPGPLAPIPPALLAPGTLLGPKREVDMHPSLPQPVHPDVTMKPLPFYEIYGELIRPTTLASTSSQRFEEAHFTFALTPQQVQQILTSREVLPGAKCDYTIQVQLRFCLCETSCPQEDYFPPNLFVKVNGKLCPLPGYLPPTKNGAEPKRPSRPINITPLARLSATVPNTIVVNWSSEFGRNYSLSVYLVRQLTAGTLLQKLRAKGIRNPDHSRALIKEKLTADPDSEVATTSLRVSLMCPLGKMRLTVPCRALTCAHLQSFDAALYLQMNEKKPTWTCPVCDKKAPYESLIIDGLFMEILNSCSDCDEIQFMEDGSWCPMKPKKEASEVCPPPGYGLDAVQYSPVQEGNPSENKKRVEVIDLTIESSSDEEDLPPTKKHCPVTSAAIPALPGSKGVLTSGHQPSSVLRSPAVGTMGGDFLSGLPLHEYPPAFPLGADIQGLDLFSFLQPESQHYGPSVITSLDEQDALGHFFQYRGTPSHFLGPLAPTLGSSHRSTTPAPPPGRVSSIVAPGGTLREGHGGPLPSGPSLTGCRSDIISLD from the exons ATGGGAGAAGTGGCTGTGGGCGAG CACATGGTGATGAGTTTCCGGGTGTCTGAGCTCCAGGTGCTCCTCGGCTTTGCTGGCCGGAACAAGAGTGGACGGAAGCACGAGCTCTTGGCCAAGGCCCTGCACCTCCTCAAGTCCAGCTGTGCCCCCAGCGTCCAGATGAAGATCAAAGAGCTTTACCGGCGACGCTTTCCCCGGAAGACCCTGGGGCCCTCTGATCtttccctgctctctctgccccctgGCACCCCTCCTGTAGGCTCCCCTGGCCCTTTAGCTCCCATCCCCCCGGCCCTCTTGGCCCCTGGCACCCTACTGGGCCCCAAGCGTGAAGTGGACATGCACCCCTCTCTGCCCCAGCCTGTGCACCCTGATGTAACCATGAAACCGTTGCCCTTCTATGAAATCTACGGGGAGCTGATCCGGCCCACCACCCTCG CATCCACTTCTAGCCAGCGGTTTGAGGAAGCTCACTTCACCTTTGCCCTCACCCCCCAGCAAGTGCAGCAGATTCTTACATCCAG AGAGGTTCTGCCAGGAGCCAAATGCGATTATACCATACAGGTGCAGCTAAG GTTCTGTCTCTGTGAGACCAGCTGTCCCCAGGAGGATTATTTCCCCCCCAACCTCTTTGTCAAGGTCAATGGGAAACTGTGCCCTTTGCCA GGCTATCTTCCCCCTACCAAGAATGGGGCTGAGCCCAAGAGGCCCAGCCGCCCCATCAACATCACGCCCTTGGCTCGACTCTCGGCCACTGTTCCCAACACCATCGTGGTCAACTGGTCGTCTGAGTTCGGAAGG AATTACTCCTTGTCTGTGTACCTGGTGAGGCAGTTGACTGCAGGGACCCTTCTACAAAAACTCAGAGCCAAGGGCATCCGGAACCCAGACCACTCCCGGGCACTGA TCAAGGAGAAACTGACTGCTGATCCGGACAGTGAGGTGGCCACCACAAGTCTCCGGGTGTCACTCATGTGCCCG CTAGGGAAGATGCGCTTGACTGTCCCTTGTCGTGCCCTCACCTGCGCCCACCTGCAGAGCTTCGATGCTGCTCTGTATCTACAGATGAATGAGAAGAAGCCAACGTGGACATGTCCTGTGTGTGACAAGAAGGCTCCCTATGAATCTCTTATCATTGATGG TTTATTCATGGAGATTCTTAATTCCTGCTCGGATTGTGATGAGATCCAGTTCATGGAAGACGGATCCTGGTGCCCAATGAAACCCAAGAAGGAGGCATCTGAGGTTTGCCCCCCGCCAGGGTATGGGCTGGATG CTGTCCAGTATAGCCCAGTCCAAGAGGGCAATCCATCAGAGAATAAGAAGAGGGTTGAAGTGATTGACTTGACAATAGAAAGCTCATCAGATGAGGAGGACCTGCCCCCGACCAAAAAGCACTGTCCTGTCACCTCAGCTGCTATCCCAGCTCTACCTGGAAGCAAAGG AGTCCTGACGTCTGGTCACCAGCCATCCTCGGTGCTGCGGAGCCCTGCTGTGGGCACGATGGGCGGCGATTTCCTTTCTGGTCTCCCGCTACACGAGTACCCACCTGCCTTCCCACTGGGGGCTGATATCCAAG gtttagatttattttctttccttcagcctGAGAGTCAG CACTACGGTCCCTCCGTCATCACCTCACTAGACGAACAGGATGCCCTTGGCCACTTCTTCCAGTACCGAGGGACCCCTTCCCACTTTCTGGGCCCGCTAGCCCCCACGTTGGGGAGCTCTCACCGTAGCACCACTCCAGCACCCCCTCCTGGCCGCGTCAGTAGCATTGTGGCCCCTGGGGGGACCTTAAGGGAGGGGCATGGAGGACCCCTGCCCTCAGGTCCTTCTTTGACCGGCTGTCGGTCAGACATCATTTCCCTGGACTGA
- the PIAS3 gene encoding E3 SUMO-protein ligase PIAS3 isoform X4, with protein sequence MAELGELKVLLGFAGRNKSGRKHELLAKALHLLKSSCAPSVQMKIKELYRRRFPRKTLGPSDLSLLSLPPGTPPVGSPGPLAPIPPALLAPGTLLGPKREVDMHPSLPQPVHPDVTMKPLPFYEIYGELIRPTTLASTSSQRFEEAHFTFALTPQQVQQILTSREVLPGAKCDYTIQVQLRFCLCETSCPQEDYFPPNLFVKVNGKLCPLPGYLPPTKNGAEPKRPSRPINITPLARLSATVPNTIVVNWSSEFGRNYSLSVYLVRQLTAGTLLQKLRAKGIRNPDHSRALIKEKLTADPDSEVATTSLRVSLMCPLGKMRLTVPCRALTCAHLQSFDAALYLQMNEKKPTWTCPVCDKKAPYESLIIDGLFMEILNSCSDCDEIQFMEDGSWCPMKPKKEASEVCPPPGYGLDAVQYSPVQEGNPSENKKRVEVIDLTIESSSDEEDLPPTKKHCPVTSAAIPALPGSKGVLTSGHQPSSVLRSPAVGTMGGDFLSGLPLHEYPPAFPLGADIQGLDLFSFLQPESQHYGPSVITSLDEQDALGHFFQYRGTPSHFLGPLAPTLGSSHRSTTPAPPPGRVSSIVAPGGTLREGHGGPLPSGPSLTGCRSDIISLD encoded by the exons ATGGCGGAGCTGGGCGAATTAAAG GTGCTCCTCGGCTTTGCTGGCCGGAACAAGAGTGGACGGAAGCACGAGCTCTTGGCCAAGGCCCTGCACCTCCTCAAGTCCAGCTGTGCCCCCAGCGTCCAGATGAAGATCAAAGAGCTTTACCGGCGACGCTTTCCCCGGAAGACCCTGGGGCCCTCTGATCtttccctgctctctctgccccctgGCACCCCTCCTGTAGGCTCCCCTGGCCCTTTAGCTCCCATCCCCCCGGCCCTCTTGGCCCCTGGCACCCTACTGGGCCCCAAGCGTGAAGTGGACATGCACCCCTCTCTGCCCCAGCCTGTGCACCCTGATGTAACCATGAAACCGTTGCCCTTCTATGAAATCTACGGGGAGCTGATCCGGCCCACCACCCTCG CATCCACTTCTAGCCAGCGGTTTGAGGAAGCTCACTTCACCTTTGCCCTCACCCCCCAGCAAGTGCAGCAGATTCTTACATCCAG AGAGGTTCTGCCAGGAGCCAAATGCGATTATACCATACAGGTGCAGCTAAG GTTCTGTCTCTGTGAGACCAGCTGTCCCCAGGAGGATTATTTCCCCCCCAACCTCTTTGTCAAGGTCAATGGGAAACTGTGCCCTTTGCCA GGCTATCTTCCCCCTACCAAGAATGGGGCTGAGCCCAAGAGGCCCAGCCGCCCCATCAACATCACGCCCTTGGCTCGACTCTCGGCCACTGTTCCCAACACCATCGTGGTCAACTGGTCGTCTGAGTTCGGAAGG AATTACTCCTTGTCTGTGTACCTGGTGAGGCAGTTGACTGCAGGGACCCTTCTACAAAAACTCAGAGCCAAGGGCATCCGGAACCCAGACCACTCCCGGGCACTGA TCAAGGAGAAACTGACTGCTGATCCGGACAGTGAGGTGGCCACCACAAGTCTCCGGGTGTCACTCATGTGCCCG CTAGGGAAGATGCGCTTGACTGTCCCTTGTCGTGCCCTCACCTGCGCCCACCTGCAGAGCTTCGATGCTGCTCTGTATCTACAGATGAATGAGAAGAAGCCAACGTGGACATGTCCTGTGTGTGACAAGAAGGCTCCCTATGAATCTCTTATCATTGATGG TTTATTCATGGAGATTCTTAATTCCTGCTCGGATTGTGATGAGATCCAGTTCATGGAAGACGGATCCTGGTGCCCAATGAAACCCAAGAAGGAGGCATCTGAGGTTTGCCCCCCGCCAGGGTATGGGCTGGATG CTGTCCAGTATAGCCCAGTCCAAGAGGGCAATCCATCAGAGAATAAGAAGAGGGTTGAAGTGATTGACTTGACAATAGAAAGCTCATCAGATGAGGAGGACCTGCCCCCGACCAAAAAGCACTGTCCTGTCACCTCAGCTGCTATCCCAGCTCTACCTGGAAGCAAAGG AGTCCTGACGTCTGGTCACCAGCCATCCTCGGTGCTGCGGAGCCCTGCTGTGGGCACGATGGGCGGCGATTTCCTTTCTGGTCTCCCGCTACACGAGTACCCACCTGCCTTCCCACTGGGGGCTGATATCCAAG gtttagatttattttctttccttcagcctGAGAGTCAG CACTACGGTCCCTCCGTCATCACCTCACTAGACGAACAGGATGCCCTTGGCCACTTCTTCCAGTACCGAGGGACCCCTTCCCACTTTCTGGGCCCGCTAGCCCCCACGTTGGGGAGCTCTCACCGTAGCACCACTCCAGCACCCCCTCCTGGCCGCGTCAGTAGCATTGTGGCCCCTGGGGGGACCTTAAGGGAGGGGCATGGAGGACCCCTGCCCTCAGGTCCTTCTTTGACCGGCTGTCGGTCAGACATCATTTCCCTGGACTGA
- the PIAS3 gene encoding E3 SUMO-protein ligase PIAS3 isoform X3, whose amino-acid sequence MVMSFRVSELQVLLGFAGRNKSGRKHELLAKALHLLKSSCAPSVQMKIKELYRRRFPRKTLGPSDLSLLSLPPGTPPVGSPGPLAPIPPALLAPGTLLGPKREVDMHPSLPQPVHPDVTMKPLPFYEIYGELIRPTTLASTSSQRFEEAHFTFALTPQQVQQILTSREVLPGAKCDYTIQVQLRFCLCETSCPQEDYFPPNLFVKVNGKLCPLPGYLPPTKNGAEPKRPSRPINITPLARLSATVPNTIVVNWSSEFGRNYSLSVYLVRQLTAGTLLQKLRAKGIRNPDHSRALIKEKLTADPDSEVATTSLRVSLMCPLGKMRLTVPCRALTCAHLQSFDAALYLQMNEKKPTWTCPVCDKKAPYESLIIDGLFMEILNSCSDCDEIQFMEDGSWCPMKPKKEASEVCPPPGYGLDAVQYSPVQEGNPSENKKRVEVIDLTIESSSDEEDLPPTKKHCPVTSAAIPALPGSKGVLTSGHQPSSVLRSPAVGTMGGDFLSGLPLHEYPPAFPLGADIQGLDLFSFLQPESQHYGPSVITSLDEQDALGHFFQYRGTPSHFLGPLAPTLGSSHRSTTPAPPPGRVSSIVAPGGTLREGHGGPLPSGPSLTGCRSDIISLD is encoded by the exons ATGGTGATGAGTTTCCGGGTGTCTGAGCTCCAGGTGCTCCTCGGCTTTGCTGGCCGGAACAAGAGTGGACGGAAGCACGAGCTCTTGGCCAAGGCCCTGCACCTCCTCAAGTCCAGCTGTGCCCCCAGCGTCCAGATGAAGATCAAAGAGCTTTACCGGCGACGCTTTCCCCGGAAGACCCTGGGGCCCTCTGATCtttccctgctctctctgccccctgGCACCCCTCCTGTAGGCTCCCCTGGCCCTTTAGCTCCCATCCCCCCGGCCCTCTTGGCCCCTGGCACCCTACTGGGCCCCAAGCGTGAAGTGGACATGCACCCCTCTCTGCCCCAGCCTGTGCACCCTGATGTAACCATGAAACCGTTGCCCTTCTATGAAATCTACGGGGAGCTGATCCGGCCCACCACCCTCG CATCCACTTCTAGCCAGCGGTTTGAGGAAGCTCACTTCACCTTTGCCCTCACCCCCCAGCAAGTGCAGCAGATTCTTACATCCAG AGAGGTTCTGCCAGGAGCCAAATGCGATTATACCATACAGGTGCAGCTAAG GTTCTGTCTCTGTGAGACCAGCTGTCCCCAGGAGGATTATTTCCCCCCCAACCTCTTTGTCAAGGTCAATGGGAAACTGTGCCCTTTGCCA GGCTATCTTCCCCCTACCAAGAATGGGGCTGAGCCCAAGAGGCCCAGCCGCCCCATCAACATCACGCCCTTGGCTCGACTCTCGGCCACTGTTCCCAACACCATCGTGGTCAACTGGTCGTCTGAGTTCGGAAGG AATTACTCCTTGTCTGTGTACCTGGTGAGGCAGTTGACTGCAGGGACCCTTCTACAAAAACTCAGAGCCAAGGGCATCCGGAACCCAGACCACTCCCGGGCACTGA TCAAGGAGAAACTGACTGCTGATCCGGACAGTGAGGTGGCCACCACAAGTCTCCGGGTGTCACTCATGTGCCCG CTAGGGAAGATGCGCTTGACTGTCCCTTGTCGTGCCCTCACCTGCGCCCACCTGCAGAGCTTCGATGCTGCTCTGTATCTACAGATGAATGAGAAGAAGCCAACGTGGACATGTCCTGTGTGTGACAAGAAGGCTCCCTATGAATCTCTTATCATTGATGG TTTATTCATGGAGATTCTTAATTCCTGCTCGGATTGTGATGAGATCCAGTTCATGGAAGACGGATCCTGGTGCCCAATGAAACCCAAGAAGGAGGCATCTGAGGTTTGCCCCCCGCCAGGGTATGGGCTGGATG CTGTCCAGTATAGCCCAGTCCAAGAGGGCAATCCATCAGAGAATAAGAAGAGGGTTGAAGTGATTGACTTGACAATAGAAAGCTCATCAGATGAGGAGGACCTGCCCCCGACCAAAAAGCACTGTCCTGTCACCTCAGCTGCTATCCCAGCTCTACCTGGAAGCAAAGG AGTCCTGACGTCTGGTCACCAGCCATCCTCGGTGCTGCGGAGCCCTGCTGTGGGCACGATGGGCGGCGATTTCCTTTCTGGTCTCCCGCTACACGAGTACCCACCTGCCTTCCCACTGGGGGCTGATATCCAAG gtttagatttattttctttccttcagcctGAGAGTCAG CACTACGGTCCCTCCGTCATCACCTCACTAGACGAACAGGATGCCCTTGGCCACTTCTTCCAGTACCGAGGGACCCCTTCCCACTTTCTGGGCCCGCTAGCCCCCACGTTGGGGAGCTCTCACCGTAGCACCACTCCAGCACCCCCTCCTGGCCGCGTCAGTAGCATTGTGGCCCCTGGGGGGACCTTAAGGGAGGGGCATGGAGGACCCCTGCCCTCAGGTCCTTCTTTGACCGGCTGTCGGTCAGACATCATTTCCCTGGACTGA
- the PIAS3 gene encoding E3 SUMO-protein ligase PIAS3 isoform X1, whose translation MAELGELKHMVMSFRVSELQVLLGFAGRNKSGRKHELLAKALHLLKSSCAPSVQMKIKELYRRRFPRKTLGPSDLSLLSLPPGTPPVGSPGPLAPIPPALLAPGTLLGPKREVDMHPSLPQPVHPDVTMKPLPFYEIYGELIRPTTLASTSSQRFEEAHFTFALTPQQVQQILTSREVLPGAKCDYTIQVQLRFCLCETSCPQEDYFPPNLFVKVNGKLCPLPGYLPPTKNGAEPKRPSRPINITPLARLSATVPNTIVVNWSSEFGRNYSLSVYLVRQLTAGTLLQKLRAKGIRNPDHSRALIKEKLTADPDSEVATTSLRVSLMCPLGKMRLTVPCRALTCAHLQSFDAALYLQMNEKKPTWTCPVCDKKAPYESLIIDGLFMEILNSCSDCDEIQFMEDGSWCPMKPKKEASEVCPPPGYGLDAVQYSPVQEGNPSENKKRVEVIDLTIESSSDEEDLPPTKKHCPVTSAAIPALPGSKGVLTSGHQPSSVLRSPAVGTMGGDFLSGLPLHEYPPAFPLGADIQGLDLFSFLQPESQHYGPSVITSLDEQDALGHFFQYRGTPSHFLGPLAPTLGSSHRSTTPAPPPGRVSSIVAPGGTLREGHGGPLPSGPSLTGCRSDIISLD comes from the exons ATGGCGGAGCTGGGCGAATTAAAG CACATGGTGATGAGTTTCCGGGTGTCTGAGCTCCAGGTGCTCCTCGGCTTTGCTGGCCGGAACAAGAGTGGACGGAAGCACGAGCTCTTGGCCAAGGCCCTGCACCTCCTCAAGTCCAGCTGTGCCCCCAGCGTCCAGATGAAGATCAAAGAGCTTTACCGGCGACGCTTTCCCCGGAAGACCCTGGGGCCCTCTGATCtttccctgctctctctgccccctgGCACCCCTCCTGTAGGCTCCCCTGGCCCTTTAGCTCCCATCCCCCCGGCCCTCTTGGCCCCTGGCACCCTACTGGGCCCCAAGCGTGAAGTGGACATGCACCCCTCTCTGCCCCAGCCTGTGCACCCTGATGTAACCATGAAACCGTTGCCCTTCTATGAAATCTACGGGGAGCTGATCCGGCCCACCACCCTCG CATCCACTTCTAGCCAGCGGTTTGAGGAAGCTCACTTCACCTTTGCCCTCACCCCCCAGCAAGTGCAGCAGATTCTTACATCCAG AGAGGTTCTGCCAGGAGCCAAATGCGATTATACCATACAGGTGCAGCTAAG GTTCTGTCTCTGTGAGACCAGCTGTCCCCAGGAGGATTATTTCCCCCCCAACCTCTTTGTCAAGGTCAATGGGAAACTGTGCCCTTTGCCA GGCTATCTTCCCCCTACCAAGAATGGGGCTGAGCCCAAGAGGCCCAGCCGCCCCATCAACATCACGCCCTTGGCTCGACTCTCGGCCACTGTTCCCAACACCATCGTGGTCAACTGGTCGTCTGAGTTCGGAAGG AATTACTCCTTGTCTGTGTACCTGGTGAGGCAGTTGACTGCAGGGACCCTTCTACAAAAACTCAGAGCCAAGGGCATCCGGAACCCAGACCACTCCCGGGCACTGA TCAAGGAGAAACTGACTGCTGATCCGGACAGTGAGGTGGCCACCACAAGTCTCCGGGTGTCACTCATGTGCCCG CTAGGGAAGATGCGCTTGACTGTCCCTTGTCGTGCCCTCACCTGCGCCCACCTGCAGAGCTTCGATGCTGCTCTGTATCTACAGATGAATGAGAAGAAGCCAACGTGGACATGTCCTGTGTGTGACAAGAAGGCTCCCTATGAATCTCTTATCATTGATGG TTTATTCATGGAGATTCTTAATTCCTGCTCGGATTGTGATGAGATCCAGTTCATGGAAGACGGATCCTGGTGCCCAATGAAACCCAAGAAGGAGGCATCTGAGGTTTGCCCCCCGCCAGGGTATGGGCTGGATG CTGTCCAGTATAGCCCAGTCCAAGAGGGCAATCCATCAGAGAATAAGAAGAGGGTTGAAGTGATTGACTTGACAATAGAAAGCTCATCAGATGAGGAGGACCTGCCCCCGACCAAAAAGCACTGTCCTGTCACCTCAGCTGCTATCCCAGCTCTACCTGGAAGCAAAGG AGTCCTGACGTCTGGTCACCAGCCATCCTCGGTGCTGCGGAGCCCTGCTGTGGGCACGATGGGCGGCGATTTCCTTTCTGGTCTCCCGCTACACGAGTACCCACCTGCCTTCCCACTGGGGGCTGATATCCAAG gtttagatttattttctttccttcagcctGAGAGTCAG CACTACGGTCCCTCCGTCATCACCTCACTAGACGAACAGGATGCCCTTGGCCACTTCTTCCAGTACCGAGGGACCCCTTCCCACTTTCTGGGCCCGCTAGCCCCCACGTTGGGGAGCTCTCACCGTAGCACCACTCCAGCACCCCCTCCTGGCCGCGTCAGTAGCATTGTGGCCCCTGGGGGGACCTTAAGGGAGGGGCATGGAGGACCCCTGCCCTCAGGTCCTTCTTTGACCGGCTGTCGGTCAGACATCATTTCCCTGGACTGA
- the ANKRD35 gene encoding ankyrin repeat domain-containing protein 35, with amino-acid sequence MKRIFSCSSSQVAVERWNRRDQKLLEAVQRGDVGRVAALASRKSARPTKLDSNGQSPFHLAASKGLTECLTILLANGADINSKNEDGSTALHLATISCQPQCVKVLLQHGANEDAVDADNRSPLHWAASSGCASSVLLLCDHEAFLDVLDNDGRTPLMIASLGGHAAICSQLLQRGARVNVTDKNDKSALILACEKGSAEVAELLLSHGADVGAVDSMGHDALQYALRTQDGTLWRLLQQALSRQGRGGHQLVQHPDPASQASPAEPQVGSPPKSPWRAEPEEEPEEEEEEDPCSEEWKWKYEEEQRKVSQLEQELVRKTEECKAQAAAYLDLKNQIHEQVQELGLLLSQEPAGPEGQSSSLRPGGDGMEQGCPLGLLAKRVRELKQLQAAGAANPVFASNKAEDSAPGEIQYEAHGRSQPEEQGPPQSPKSETMGKATGQQLTTSSGQALGPDHTHQLCAGQKERRQAPGAEPTGTVAMNQLLLQLREDLAAVWREKDAAWGALSRPVLEGALGTPRAEAAAAAWEKMEARLERVLVRLDRAKAGLQLKPEAPAQEPREGAPKVGPEAITKWDEGREKRAPGVRGEPLGAPGREQMAGGGLAEGQLEKEVSALRLSNSNLLEELGELGRERQRLQGELQSLSQRLQREFVPKPEAQVQLQQLRRSVGLLTDELAMEKQATEKLRKRLASQSSGLQGLWDRLPPDLVGKASARSTVAEPLEELQACISALVDRHREAQQALARLEEENQRLRSSPAPRGEQGASCKVSAPPQVAALEQDLGKLEEELRAVQATMSGKSQEIGKLKQLLYQATEEVAALRAREAASLRQHERTRGSLVAQAQAWGQELKALLEKYNTACRETGRLREAVAEERRRSGDLAARAAEQERQASEMRGRSEQFEKTAELLKDKVEHLIGACRDKEAKIKELLKKLEQLSEEVLAARGESARLTLQLQDSQKNHEEIISTYRNHLLNAAQGYMEQDVYNILLRILSMQEE; translated from the exons GTGGAGAGATGGAACCGCCGTGATCAGAAGCTGCTGGAGGCAGTGCAGCGGGGGGACGTGGGACGCGTGGCTGCCCTGGCCTCCAGGAAATCTGCCCGACCCACCAAGCTGGACTCGAACGGTCAGTCCCC GTTTCACCTGGCAGCCTCCAAAGGTCTGACAGAATGTCTGACTATACTGCTTGCAAACGGGGCTGACATCAACAGCAAGAATGAGGATG gaagCACCGCCCTGCACTTGGCCACCATTTCCTGCCAGCCACAGTGTGTCAAGGTCCTGCTGCAG CATGGTGCCAACGAAGACGCAGTCGATGCGGATAATCGTAGTCCATTGCACTGGGCAG CCTCCTCTGGCTGTGCCTCAAGTGTGCTCCTCCTGTGTGACCACGAGGCCTTCCTGGATGTCCTGGATAAT GATGGACGCACACCCCTGATGATTGCATCCCTGGGTGGTCACGCAGCTATCTGCTCACAGCTACTGCAGAGAGGCGCCCGGGTTAATGTCACTGACAAGAATGACAA ATCGGCTCTGATTCTGGCCTGTGAAAAGGGCAGTGCCGAAGTGGCTGAGCTGCTTCTGAGCCATGGAGCAGATGTGGGGGCTGTGGACAGCATGGGCCACGATGCTTTGCAGTACGCTCTGCGCACGCAGGACGGGACGCTGTGGAGGCTGCTGCAGCAGGCCCTGAGCCGGCAGGGGCGTGGAG GTCACCAGCTAGTTCAACACCCAGATCCTGCATCCCAG gCCTCTCCAGCTGAGCCTCAGGTGGGTTCTCCACCTAAGAGCCCATGGAGAGCAGAGCCTGAGGAGGAGccggaggaagaggaggaggaagacccATGCTCAGAAGAGTGGAAATGGAAGTATGAAGAGGAGCAGAGGAAAGTTTCTCAGTTGGAGCAGGAGCTGGTGCGGAAGACAGAAGAGTGTAAGGCTCAAGCCGCAGCTTACCTGGACCTGAAGAACCAGATTCACgagcaggtgcaggagctggggcTCCTCCTCTCCCAAGAGCCCGCAGGTCCAGAAGGCCAGAGCTCTAGTCTCCGGCCTGGAGGAGACGGCATGGAGCAGGGCtgtcctctgggcctgctggctaAGCGCGTACGAGAGCTGAAGCAGCTGCAGGCAGCAGGTGCAGCAAACCCAGTATTCGCTTCCAACAAGGCTGAGGATTCGGCCCCAGGGGAGATCCAGTATGAAGCTCATGGACGGTCCCAACCAGAAGAACAGGGGCCACCCCAGAGCCCAAAGTCTGAGACCATGGGGAAAGCCACTGGACAGCAACTGACCACTAGTAGTGGGCAGGCCCTCGGCCCCGATCATACACACCAGTTGTGTGCCGGCCAGAAAGAGAGGCGCCAGGCCCCAGGGGCAGAACCAACAGGCACAGTGGCCATGAACCAACTCCTGTTACAACTGAGGGAGGATCTGGCTGCGGTGTGGCGAGAAAAGGATGCTGCCTGGGGAGCTTTGTCAAGACCAGTCCTGGAGGGAGCTCTGGGGACGCCCCGGGCTGAGGCAGCAGCAGCTGCCTGGGAGAAGATGGAGGCCAGGTTGGAGCGGGTGCTGGTGAGGCTGGATCGAGCAAAGGCAGGACTGCAACTAAAACCTGAGGCCCCCGCCCAGGAGCCCAGAGAGGGAGCCCCAAAGGTAGGCCCAGAGGCCATCACCAAATGGgatgaagggagagaaaaaagggcTCCTGGGGTCCGGGGAGAGCCTCTAGGGGCCCCTGGAAGGGAACAGATGGCAGGAGGAGGCCTGGCAGAGGGGCAGCTGGAGAAGGAGGTGTCAGCACTGAGACTGAGCAACAGTAACTTGCTGGAGGAGTTGGGGGAACTGGGGCGGGAGCGGCAGCGGTTGCAGGGGGAGCTGCAGTCCCTGAGCCAGCGACTCCAGCGGGAGTTTGTGCCCAAGCCAGAGGCGCAGGTCCAGCTACAGCAGTTGCGGCGGAGCGTGGGGCTGCTGACAGATGAACTGGCCATGGAGAAGCAGGCCACCGAGAAGCTGCGGAAGCGCCTGGCCTCCCAGAGCAGTGGCCTCCAAGGGCTGTGGGACCGCCTGCCCCCAGACCTGGTGGGCAAGGCGAGTGCCCGGAGCACAGTGGCCGAGCCCCTGGAGGAGCTGCAGGCCTGCATCAGCGCCCTGGTGGACAGGCATCGCGAGGCCCAGCAGGCGCTGGCTCGGCTGGAAGAGGAAAACCAGCGGCTTCGAAGTTCCCCTGCCCCACGTGGGGAGCAGGGGGCCTCCTGCAAGGTCTCAGCACCCCCCCAAGTGGCCGCTCTGGAGCAAGACCTGGGGAAGCTGGAGGAAGAGCTGCGGGCGGTCCAGGCCACGATGAGCGGGAAAAGCCAGGAGATCGGGAAGCTGAAGCAGCTGCTCTACCAAGCCACGGAGGAGGTGGCCGCGCTGAGGGCCCGGGAGGCCGCCAGTCTGCGGCAGCACGAGAGGACTCGCGGATCGCTGGTGGCCCAGGCCCAGGCGTGGGGCCAGGAGCTGAAGGCTCTGCTGGAAAAGTATAACACCGCCTGCCGAGAGACGGGCCGGCTGCGGGAGGCCGTGGCCGAGGAGCGCCGCAGGAGCGGGGACCTAGCGGCGCGCGCCGCGGAGCAGGAGCGCCAGGCCAGCGAGATGCGCGGGCGCTCGGAGCAGTTCGAGAAAACGGCGGAGCTGCTGAAAGACAAGGTGGAGCATCTGATTGGCGCTTGTCGGGACAAGGAGGCCAAG ATCAAGGAATTGCTGAAGAAGCTGGAGCAGCTCTCAGAGGAGGTGCTAGCAGCTCGGGGAGAAAGTGCTCGCCTCACCCTACAGCTGCAG GATTCCCAGAAGAACCACGAAGAGATCATCTCCACCTATAGGAATCATCTGCTGAATGCCGCTCAG GGCTACATGGAACAGGATGTGTACAATATCCTACTGCGAATCCTCAGCATGCAGGAGGAGTGA